One part of the Malus sylvestris chromosome 2, drMalSylv7.2, whole genome shotgun sequence genome encodes these proteins:
- the LOC126591613 gene encoding uncharacterized protein LOC126591613 isoform X4, protein MNPRSRAIAKAKAKAKAKSKSLAGPGSGSGQEKIPGQPTKLRDGPSSQLKNEKAVEENLAKVQLDEENTTTPKSKPEEKKMSRAFTAEKPFRFQFKHPCEVCNVFGHWSDKCPYLKRIPDNVTEVGKGYRILDGRGLRYADMMCCLLCGKFRDHEDEDCPDLSKFIAEGHPLLNRVPRSP, encoded by the exons atgaacccCCGATCCAGGGCGATAGCCAAGGCTAAGGCCAAGGCTAAGGCCAAGTCCAAATCCCTAGCCGGACCAGGATCCGGATCCGGGCAGGAGAAGATTCCAGGCCAACCGACGAAGCTCCGAG ATGGCCCCTCCTCTCAACTCAAAAATGAAAAGGCTGTTGAAGAGAATTTGGCTAAAGTCCAACTTGACGAGGAGAATACTACTACTCCAAAATCAAAAccagaagagaagaaaatgagcaGGGCGTTCACAGCTGAGAAACCTTTCAGATTCCAATTCAAACACCCTTGCGAAGTTTGCAATGTGTTTGGCCACTGGAGTGATAAATGCCCCTACCTGAAACGTATACCAGACAATGTAACTGAG GTTGGCAAGGGCTACAGAATATTGGATGGTCGTGGGCTGAGGTATGCTGATATGATGTGCTGTCTTCTTTGTGGCAAATTTCGTGACCACGAGGATGAGGACTGCCCGGATTTAAGCAAATTCATTGCAGAAGGCCACCCCCTTCTCAACCGAGTTCCTCGCAGCCCGTAA
- the LOC126591613 gene encoding uncharacterized protein LOC126591613 isoform X3, with product MNPRSRAIAKAKAKAKAKSKSLAGPGSGSGQEKIPGQPTKLRDGPSSQLKNEKAVEENLAKVQLDEENTTTPKSKPEEKKMSRAFTAEKPFRFQFKHPCEVCNVFGHWSDKCPYLKRIPDNVTEVGKGYRILDGRGLRYADMMCCLLCGKFRDHEDEDCPDLSKFIAEGHPLLNRVPRSP from the exons atgaacccCCGATCCAGGGCGATAGCCAAGGCTAAGGCCAAGGCTAAGGCCAAGTCCAAATCCCTAGCCGGACCAGGATCCGGATCCGGGCAGGAGAAGATTCCAGGCCAACCGACGAAGCTCCGAG ATGGCCCCTCCTCTCAACTCAAAAATGAAAAGGCTGTTGAAGAGAATTTGGCTAAAGTCCAACTTGACGAGGAGAATACTACTACTCCAAAATCAAAAccagaagagaagaaaatgagcaGGGCGTTCACAGCTGAGAAACCTTTCAGATTCCAATTCAAACACCCTTGCGAAGTTTGCAATGTGTTTGGCCACTGGAGTGATAAATGCCCCTACCTGAAACGTATACCAGACAATGTAACTGAGGTTGGCAAGGGCTACAGAATATTGGATGGCCGTGGGCTGAG GTATGCTGATATGATGTGCTGTCTTCTTTGTGGCAAATTTCGTGACCACGAGGATGAGGACTGCCCGGATTTAAGCAAATTCATTGCAGAAGGCCACCCCCTTCTCAACCGAGTTCCTCGCAGCCCGTAA
- the LOC126591613 gene encoding uncharacterized protein LOC126591613 isoform X5, with product MNPRSRAIAKAKAKAKAKSKSLAGPGSGSGQEKIPGQPTKLRDGPPSQLKNEKAVEENLAKVQLDEENTTTPKSKPEEKKMSRAFTAEKPFRFQFKHPCVVCNVFGHWSDKCPYLKRIPENVTEVGKGYRILDGRGLRYADMMCCLLCGKFRDHEDEDCPDLSKFIAEGHPLLNRVPRSP from the exons atgaacccCCGATCCAGGGCGATAGCCAAGGCTAAGGCCAAGGCTAAGGCCAAGTCCAAATCCCTAGCCGGACCAGGATCCGGATCCGGGCAGGAGAAGATTCCAGGCCAACCGACGAAGCTCCGAG ATGGCCCTCCCTCTCAACTCAAAAATGAAAAGGCTGTTGAAGAGAATCTGGCTAAAGTCCAACTTGACGAGGAGAATACTACTACTCCAAAATCAAAAccagaagagaagaaaatgagcaGGGCATTCACAGCTGAGAAACCTTTCAGATTCCAATTCAAACACCCTTGCGTAGTTTGCAATGTGTTTGGCCACTGGAGTGATAAATGCCCCTACCTGAAACGTATACCGGAGAATGTAACTGAGGTTGGCAAGGGCTACAGAATATTGGATGGTCGTGGGCTGAGGTATGCTGATATGATGTGCTGTCTTCTTTGTGGCAAATTTCGTGACCACGAGGATGAGGACTGCCCGGATTTAAGCAAATTCATTGCAGAAGGCCACCCCCTTCTCAACCGAGTTCCTCGCAGCCCGTAA
- the LOC126591613 gene encoding uncharacterized protein LOC126591613 isoform X1, with translation MNPRSRAIAKAKAKAKAKSKSLAGPGSGSGQEKIPGQPTKLRGEIRTPPSSLDGPPSQLKNEKAVEENLAKVQLDEENTTTPKSKPEEKKMSRAFTAEKPFRFQFKHPCVVCNVFGHWSDKCPYLKRIPENVTEVGKGYRILDGRGLRYADMMCCLLCGKFRDHEDEDCPDLSKFIAEGHPLLNRVPRSP, from the exons atgaacccCCGATCCAGGGCGATAGCCAAGGCTAAGGCCAAGGCTAAGGCCAAGTCCAAATCCCTAGCCGGACCAGGATCCGGATCCGGGCAGGAGAAGATTCCAGGCCAACCGACGAAGCTCCGAGGTGAGATCCGGACTCCTCCCTCTTCTCTTG ATGGCCCTCCCTCTCAACTCAAAAATGAAAAGGCTGTTGAAGAGAATCTGGCTAAAGTCCAACTTGACGAGGAGAATACTACTACTCCAAAATCAAAAccagaagagaagaaaatgagcaGGGCATTCACAGCTGAGAAACCTTTCAGATTCCAATTCAAACACCCTTGCGTAGTTTGCAATGTGTTTGGCCACTGGAGTGATAAATGCCCCTACCTGAAACGTATACCGGAGAATGTAACTGAGGTTGGCAAGGGCTACAGAATATTGGATGGTCGTGGGCTGAGGTATGCTGATATGATGTGCTGTCTTCTTTGTGGCAAATTTCGTGACCACGAGGATGAGGACTGCCCGGATTTAAGCAAATTCATTGCAGAAGGCCACCCCCTTCTCAACCGAGTTCCTCGCAGCCCGTAA
- the LOC126591613 gene encoding uncharacterized protein LOC126591613 isoform X2 gives MNPRSRAIAKAKAKAKAKSKSLAGPGSGSGQEKIPGQPTKLRDGPSSQLKNEKAVEENLAKVQLDEENTTTPKSKPEEKKMSRAFTAEKPFRFQFKHPCEVCNVFGHWSDKCPYLKRIPDNVTEVGKGYRILDGRGLRYADMMCCLLCGKFCDHEDEDCPDLSKFIAEGHPLLNRVPRSP, from the exons atgaacccCCGATCCAGGGCGATAGCCAAGGCTAAGGCCAAGGCTAAGGCCAAGTCCAAATCCCTAGCCGGACCAGGATCCGGATCCGGGCAGGAGAAGATTCCAGGCCAACCGACGAAGCTCCGAG ATGGCCCCTCCTCTCAACTCAAAAATGAAAAGGCTGTTGAAGAGAATTTGGCTAAAGTCCAACTTGACGAGGAGAATACTACTACTCCAAAATCAAAAccagaagagaagaaaatgagcaGGGCGTTCACAGCTGAGAAACCTTTCAGATTCCAATTCAAACACCCTTGCGAAGTTTGCAATGTGTTTGGCCACTGGAGTGATAAATGCCCCTACCTGAAACGTATACCAGACAATGTAACTGAGGTTGGCAAGGGCTACAGAATATTGGATGGCCGTGGGCTGAGGTATGCTGATATGATGTGTTGTCTTCTTTGTGGCAAATTTTGTGACCACGAGGACGAGGACTGCCCGGATTTAAGCAAATTCATTGCAGAAGGCCACCCCCTTCTCAACCGAGTTCCTCGCAGCCCGTAA
- the LOC126614086 gene encoding uncharacterized protein LOC126614086 isoform X1: protein MESGKGNFNLLMENAGPESVDSGLLMENVDAGSEDTLSTVKSGCSKVSEMTVECVGTGTVLCAIVLPKGVLMASDARITNLESTKSNCYHFFFFLFICLFQQFLFILICLFFVLVLYPEKKLWEIREEPPIYSSWCHYNQGGVAFMQYLKREAVNRNLADLVEVSVDHLKHEITENFNLQCYICSVEQEVPKAYVISRFCDIVHVKNCKADSCTCSEFQIDCWPRELYYGVYCMGSGGQVACKSLKYSFKGNFESDAHQWSIELLKINQSAKFEEADVDVLLALLSSSFTKVSCGAPFLISRIPCVGKSQSYTHDFLPSLKRCFSLLGRMLDNSVFLIYRQALEGSDFGEVVVENMIGGSNARNNGIAVAVMEGNYVLHFLKLRDGNCRKYVLSLFGPVTADEDVPNVDQFCRSPTSLMFGKLDMLMIADKVETHGLDVAEINDMEYVFLGLPTIDFIDSLVEVGSATLLP from the exons ATGGAATCTGGTAAGGGAAATTTCAATCTCTTAATGGAGAATGCTGGTCCTGAATCAGTAGATAGTGGATTACTCATGGAAAATGTTGATGCTGGTTCTGAAGACACTTTGTCTACAGTGAAGTCTG GTTGTAGTAAAGTTTCTGAGATGACTGTTGAGTGCGTTGGCACTGGCACAGTCTTGTGTGCAATTGTGTTGCCCAAAGGTGTTCTAATGGCATCAGATGCACGGATTACTAATTTGGAATCTACAAAGAGTAATtgctatcatttttttttctttttgtttatttgcttattTCAACAATTTCTGTTTATTCTTATTTgtctcttttttgttttagttttgtaTCCTGAAAAAAAGCTTTGGGAGATACGTGAAGAACCTCCTATTTACAGCTCATGGTGCCACTACAATCAGGGTGGTGTTGCCTTTATGCAATACTTAAAAAGGGAAGCAGTCAATCGTAACCTTGCTGATCTTGTTGAAGTGTCCGTAGATCATCTTAAACATGAAATTACTGAGAATTTCAATTTGCAGTGTTACATTTGCTCTGTTGAGCAAGAG GTTCCAAAGGCTTATGTAATATCTAGGTTTTGTGACATTGTTCACGTTAAAAACTGTAAAGCTGACAGCTGCACATGTTCAGAGTTTCAGATTGACTGCTGGCCTAGAGAATTGTACTATGGTGTTTATTGTATGGGAAGTGGAGGTCAAGTTGCGTGTAAGTCTTTGAAGTATTCGTTTAAAGGGAATTTTGAAAGTGATGCACATCAATGGAGTATAGAGCTGTTAAAGATTAACCAAAGTGCTAAATTTGAAGAAGCTGATGTTGATGTGCTGCTTGCACTGTTATCTTCCTCCTTCACAAAGGTTTCTTGTGGAGCTCCCTTTTTGA TTTCAAGGATTCCTTGCGTAGGGAAAAGCCAGTCATATACTCATGATTTTCTTCCTAGTCTGAAGAGGTGTTTCAGTTTATTGGGTCGTATGCTGGATAACTCTGTATTTCTGATTTATCGTCAAGCCCTTGAAGGTTCCGATTTTGGAGAAGTTGTGGTTGAAAATAT GATCGGTGGATCTAATGCTCGGAATAATGGCATTGCTGTGGCTGTAATGGAGGGTAACTATGTTCTCCATTTCTTGAAGTTGAGGGATGGTAATTGCAGGAAGTATGTTCTTTCTCTGTTTGGTCCGGTAACTGCTGATGAAGATGTGCCAAATGTTGATCAGTTCTGTAGGAGTCCCACGTCTttaatgtttggtaaactggaTATGCTGATGATTGCGGATAAAGTAGAGACTCATGGGTTAGATGTTGCTGAAATCAATGACATGGAGTATGTTTTCCTTGGATTGCCGACTATCGACTTCATAGACAGTTTGGTAGAAGTAGGATCTGCAACGTTGCTTCCGTAG
- the LOC126614086 gene encoding uncharacterized protein LOC126614086 isoform X2: MESGKGNFNLLMENAGPESVDSGLLMENVDAGSEDTLSTVKSGCSKVSEMTVECVGTGTVLCAIVLPKGVLMASDARITNLESTKILYPEKKLWEIREEPPIYSSWCHYNQGGVAFMQYLKREAVNRNLADLVEVSVDHLKHEITENFNLQCYICSVEQEVPKAYVISRFCDIVHVKNCKADSCTCSEFQIDCWPRELYYGVYCMGSGGQVACKSLKYSFKGNFESDAHQWSIELLKINQSAKFEEADVDVLLALLSSSFTKVSCGAPFLISRIPCVGKSQSYTHDFLPSLKRCFSLLGRMLDNSVFLIYRQALEGSDFGEVVVENMIGGSNARNNGIAVAVMEGNYVLHFLKLRDGNCRKYVLSLFGPVTADEDVPNVDQFCRSPTSLMFGKLDMLMIADKVETHGLDVAEINDMEYVFLGLPTIDFIDSLVEVGSATLLP, encoded by the exons ATGGAATCTGGTAAGGGAAATTTCAATCTCTTAATGGAGAATGCTGGTCCTGAATCAGTAGATAGTGGATTACTCATGGAAAATGTTGATGCTGGTTCTGAAGACACTTTGTCTACAGTGAAGTCTG GTTGTAGTAAAGTTTCTGAGATGACTGTTGAGTGCGTTGGCACTGGCACAGTCTTGTGTGCAATTGTGTTGCCCAAAGGTGTTCTAATGGCATCAGATGCACGGATTACTAATTTGGAATCTACAAAGA ttttgtaTCCTGAAAAAAAGCTTTGGGAGATACGTGAAGAACCTCCTATTTACAGCTCATGGTGCCACTACAATCAGGGTGGTGTTGCCTTTATGCAATACTTAAAAAGGGAAGCAGTCAATCGTAACCTTGCTGATCTTGTTGAAGTGTCCGTAGATCATCTTAAACATGAAATTACTGAGAATTTCAATTTGCAGTGTTACATTTGCTCTGTTGAGCAAGAG GTTCCAAAGGCTTATGTAATATCTAGGTTTTGTGACATTGTTCACGTTAAAAACTGTAAAGCTGACAGCTGCACATGTTCAGAGTTTCAGATTGACTGCTGGCCTAGAGAATTGTACTATGGTGTTTATTGTATGGGAAGTGGAGGTCAAGTTGCGTGTAAGTCTTTGAAGTATTCGTTTAAAGGGAATTTTGAAAGTGATGCACATCAATGGAGTATAGAGCTGTTAAAGATTAACCAAAGTGCTAAATTTGAAGAAGCTGATGTTGATGTGCTGCTTGCACTGTTATCTTCCTCCTTCACAAAGGTTTCTTGTGGAGCTCCCTTTTTGA TTTCAAGGATTCCTTGCGTAGGGAAAAGCCAGTCATATACTCATGATTTTCTTCCTAGTCTGAAGAGGTGTTTCAGTTTATTGGGTCGTATGCTGGATAACTCTGTATTTCTGATTTATCGTCAAGCCCTTGAAGGTTCCGATTTTGGAGAAGTTGTGGTTGAAAATAT GATCGGTGGATCTAATGCTCGGAATAATGGCATTGCTGTGGCTGTAATGGAGGGTAACTATGTTCTCCATTTCTTGAAGTTGAGGGATGGTAATTGCAGGAAGTATGTTCTTTCTCTGTTTGGTCCGGTAACTGCTGATGAAGATGTGCCAAATGTTGATCAGTTCTGTAGGAGTCCCACGTCTttaatgtttggtaaactggaTATGCTGATGATTGCGGATAAAGTAGAGACTCATGGGTTAGATGTTGCTGAAATCAATGACATGGAGTATGTTTTCCTTGGATTGCCGACTATCGACTTCATAGACAGTTTGGTAGAAGTAGGATCTGCAACGTTGCTTCCGTAG